Proteins found in one Paenibacillus dendritiformis genomic segment:
- a CDS encoding phage tail family protein, with amino-acid sequence MANWLALSNLLGVYTSEPLSIALEGDGALTKLAWECEIPPSCRAAVQTSLSPDQGRTWSDWKTCVNGGGIPDIEAGTPLREAMLRYRVILQSGRHGVTPSFRSISFRLEPVVVFDNKGDVSCSPEIWITKEGSGEFAIVNTSQGDAAFRFEQLLDEETVYVNNDRQHIETSLVNTYRYSGFNDGYLSLPPGRNVLEVRGNAAFQFRYQFRRIQ; translated from the coding sequence ATGGCAAATTGGCTTGCATTATCGAATTTGCTCGGGGTGTACACCTCGGAGCCGCTGTCGATTGCGCTCGAAGGAGACGGGGCGCTGACGAAGCTGGCTTGGGAATGCGAGATTCCGCCCTCCTGCCGGGCTGCGGTCCAGACCTCCCTCTCCCCGGATCAGGGCCGGACCTGGAGCGATTGGAAAACGTGCGTGAACGGCGGCGGCATTCCGGATATCGAAGCCGGGACGCCCCTTCGCGAAGCGATGCTGCGGTACCGGGTCATCCTGCAGTCCGGACGCCATGGCGTCACGCCTTCTTTCCGGTCCATCTCCTTCCGGCTGGAGCCGGTTGTCGTGTTCGACAATAAGGGAGATGTGAGCTGCTCCCCGGAGATTTGGATTACGAAGGAAGGCAGCGGAGAGTTCGCCATCGTGAACACGTCGCAGGGAGACGCCGCTTTTCGCTTCGAGCAGCTGCTGGATGAGGAGACAGTGTATGTGAATAATGATCGGCAGCATATCGAGACCAGTCTGGTGAACACGTACCGCTACAGCGGGTTCAACGACGGGTATTTGTCGCTGCCGCCCGGAAGGAATGTGCTGGAGGTGCGCGGGAACGCCGCGTTCCAATTCCGCTATCAATTCCGGAGAATTCAATAA
- a CDS encoding distal tail protein Dit: MTIRDADYFVYAGVSSMDFGIRNVNISSGMLEESFAAPRSVREVSIAGRDRPYFQNIAKEPLRFQISCAFEETWNSERIREVARWLTEQSYYRELVFSSDPERVFYALVIDEPMLIHNGLSEGYINVTFKCDSPYSYSPVYYSPRYEWKETVADIAERDFAQGSREGLILGPQGELRLDSRRPRWSDYDLGTRWSDIG, encoded by the coding sequence ATGACGATTAGAGATGCGGATTATTTCGTCTATGCCGGGGTATCCAGCATGGACTTCGGCATCCGGAACGTCAATATCAGCTCCGGCATGCTGGAGGAGAGCTTCGCGGCCCCGCGTTCGGTTCGCGAGGTCAGCATCGCGGGACGAGATCGGCCGTATTTTCAAAATATCGCCAAAGAACCGCTGCGCTTCCAGATCTCGTGCGCATTCGAAGAGACCTGGAATTCGGAGCGGATTCGCGAAGTTGCACGTTGGCTGACCGAGCAGAGCTATTACCGGGAGCTCGTCTTCTCTTCGGATCCGGAGCGGGTCTTCTATGCGCTGGTCATCGACGAGCCGATGCTGATCCATAACGGATTATCCGAAGGGTATATCAACGTGACCTTTAAATGCGATTCTCCGTATTCTTACTCCCCGGTCTATTACTCTCCACGGTATGAATGGAAGGAGACCGTGGCGGACATTGCGGAGCGGGACTTCGCCCAGGGAAGCCGGGAAGGGCTGATTCTCGGTCCGCAGGGAGAGCTGCGGCTCGATTCGAGAAGACCGCGCTGGAGCGATTACGACCTGGGGACGAGATGGTCCGATATCGGGTGA
- a CDS encoding phage tail tape measure protein, whose amino-acid sequence MNDVTLRLSASLDMRSSTKAINQAIRALEKSPSLQTLQLRAAIDPAMLRSLKECSTAIVKQNEAVKDAIDSYKKLGDQIEEANQKATKGGAVEPAAAQPESGASEQKSFGSYLKDAKQSVLQNVAKQLVNVPIEGARQAVQTVIEIDSKMAALRREMDGDTNFDRMLDRSVSLAGELGRSLNDVLDTMHGLSRSGWNEQQVMALAETVQLARNISGLSGDEAIATLTAAMSAFQIEASRSMTILDSLKAVDQAYAVSTRDLAISLTEAGAAARSYGVSMEELIGHTAAIGTITQESGAVIGSSLEAIYESIMKADSSAAALQEAGVSLQDTSGAMKSASSIVEELAGKWNQLSEGTQRYIAQTIAGKDHMQRFIALMANYPVALDAANAALYSEGAAMRDNETHMQSLEARLANMRTAWQELALTMGEAFIGDSLIALISAATALGQTFVWLAERIGSLPLLLGTMAGTVKVVRTAIASFIGSISQTAAGLLGIAPASATAATGLRGLATATKMLGRAFKSLMISTGIGALVGLISWGVSELIGLFGDAGEGAENVAQSFDRVKESVAQASYLKTLAAEYEELTALEEKSIQAKIRLAQIEDTLRSQFGISVKSLDEHADAQKENNELIKQRIALLQEQIRSERENAQLEYESQKSKIDRKIDKTSAKRDRAEEELDKKWKKYEEFLAKYKGKDNENVYYSFEEFPEFDLDPNTPDKIYTVKELREKLAGEVKKAKEKWEESNTEFADAVSTAENAINGRLQSYVDAFESKGEELNEHTRFLTDVLASWAAANRVEISESDFAAIFQAFQKADIQKVEDVVDLFAKLPGNIHITGSSLKDLDKRFNQMKFGAGGAADGLDGLASSLQKSKQGGDELRNRIKSTQDELKSFNQILADLEAGQSMSTEAMLDLMAQYPELQKHISKAADGWKLEKEGIQELREEKLKKAKEDLENEKRSTLAAYFESMARIRIYGVEMGSIKDLADAKKRIGEVEKNRETTKQLTNVVTSIVPGAKVLLDPVQRFQDNQLDEVKQKIQDTDEYYKKYEAMLDDAYYGVSRKGTSSASSGKKDSYQPSLRFNQFEEAIQRVNASLEKNQQQMEEAMASGRQYDKLLEKRIGLYNEMGEALRKLRQSQSSRHSELASLLGSAGLVKNGEVVGDVRTRLESIGKRGSKTGYSAADYEKFVEEYMDLTRNIGDTDLKIDQNVIQLADAYKRRFESLQQPSEKKREKLRHQLALLGDINTAEEKRLAAQNAAENMNALVTEGKRIRGEIDDTEQLIRNSKTPPEQRRAATIYLEWLRDNDRSKQEEIVAEAEHAGQQQAEALIAGYKERIEELEFEKSLLGSLDTEEKQRRAKEIDDQIISIYEESGRTIESQIAELTRKAAAADSVAEKRRAESKRQALQEYQRTVLKQIADNQAAEQKARLDNANKVIDNLKKVLQREKELRTQAIEEEIRTENKRHDAKMKHLDAELKKTEDYINAQLKGLDRANAEEDYDTQLRKLMKERQDIQDRLNVLALDDSFEAKAKKKQLQEQLESKDEEIDKFKLDRERELRKQALSDQLEDRRKIIENEKELEDNQHRNQLDKLDEAKSKIEQHYRGILEDEKYFYDLKQQLLSNDKTVVFNALDEIKVKYGVFFEELAKASARLGQTIADNIKYGFKRDYDELEQYGKSLVPSVAGTVKQPGTSSGTMLPGAADQLKNKKPFSAESGGMTPAWGGKQGKFLLAHEKELILNKADSFNLLKVVDITRNIIDSIKRPFASVPALQPALAGAPTQNFHISITGNFAQKDGDDIAKSLDTALRARGHRL is encoded by the coding sequence GTGAATGATGTAACGTTGCGGCTGTCGGCGTCGCTCGATATGAGGAGCTCGACCAAAGCGATTAACCAGGCGATTCGGGCGCTCGAAAAGAGCCCGTCGCTCCAAACGCTTCAACTGCGAGCCGCCATCGATCCCGCCATGCTTCGATCGCTCAAGGAGTGCAGCACGGCTATCGTGAAGCAGAACGAGGCGGTCAAGGATGCGATCGACAGCTATAAAAAGCTGGGCGATCAGATCGAGGAGGCCAATCAAAAAGCGACTAAGGGCGGGGCTGTAGAACCGGCTGCGGCGCAGCCTGAATCGGGGGCGTCAGAGCAGAAAAGCTTCGGCAGCTATCTGAAGGATGCGAAACAATCTGTGCTTCAGAATGTAGCGAAACAACTGGTCAATGTCCCGATTGAAGGGGCACGGCAGGCGGTGCAGACGGTTATCGAGATCGATTCCAAAATGGCCGCTCTTCGGCGGGAAATGGACGGGGATACCAACTTCGACCGCATGCTGGACCGTTCCGTCTCGCTGGCCGGCGAATTGGGCCGATCATTGAACGATGTTCTCGATACGATGCACGGCCTGTCCCGTTCGGGCTGGAATGAACAGCAGGTTATGGCGCTGGCGGAGACGGTGCAATTGGCCCGGAATATTTCCGGATTGAGCGGAGATGAAGCGATCGCGACGCTTACCGCCGCCATGTCCGCCTTCCAGATCGAGGCGAGCCGAAGCATGACGATCCTCGATTCGCTCAAGGCGGTCGATCAAGCCTACGCCGTCTCGACGCGGGACTTGGCGATCTCCTTGACCGAAGCCGGCGCAGCGGCACGATCCTATGGCGTCAGCATGGAAGAGCTTATCGGGCATACTGCCGCTATCGGGACCATCACGCAGGAATCGGGCGCTGTTATCGGAAGCAGCCTGGAAGCGATATATGAGAGCATCATGAAGGCCGATTCCTCGGCCGCCGCACTGCAGGAGGCGGGGGTGTCGCTGCAGGATACGTCGGGGGCGATGAAATCGGCTTCGAGCATTGTGGAGGAGCTGGCCGGTAAATGGAATCAGCTCTCGGAAGGGACGCAGCGATATATCGCGCAGACGATCGCCGGCAAGGATCATATGCAGCGCTTCATAGCCTTGATGGCAAATTATCCGGTGGCGCTGGATGCGGCGAACGCGGCGCTCTATTCCGAAGGCGCGGCGATGAGGGACAATGAGACGCATATGCAGTCGCTGGAGGCCCGGCTCGCGAATATGCGGACTGCATGGCAGGAGCTCGCCCTCACGATGGGCGAGGCTTTCATCGGCGATTCGCTTATCGCGCTGATCAGCGCCGCGACAGCGTTGGGACAGACGTTCGTCTGGCTCGCGGAACGAATCGGTTCGCTGCCGCTACTGCTCGGGACGATGGCGGGAACGGTAAAAGTGGTCCGTACGGCGATTGCATCCTTTATCGGGAGCATCTCCCAGACAGCGGCCGGTCTTCTCGGTATTGCTCCGGCGTCAGCGACGGCGGCTACCGGACTGAGAGGACTGGCTACTGCAACGAAAATGTTGGGCAGAGCCTTTAAAAGCTTGATGATCAGTACAGGTATAGGAGCGTTGGTTGGCCTGATCTCTTGGGGCGTATCCGAACTGATCGGGCTATTCGGCGATGCGGGAGAGGGCGCGGAGAATGTCGCCCAGTCGTTTGATCGTGTAAAGGAATCCGTCGCGCAAGCCAGTTATCTGAAGACACTAGCTGCGGAATATGAGGAATTGACGGCGCTCGAGGAGAAATCGATTCAGGCGAAGATACGCCTTGCTCAGATTGAGGATACGCTTCGGTCCCAATTCGGCATCAGCGTAAAGTCGTTGGATGAGCATGCCGATGCGCAAAAGGAGAACAACGAGCTGATTAAACAGCGGATCGCCTTGCTTCAGGAACAGATTCGGAGCGAGCGGGAAAATGCGCAGTTGGAATATGAAAGTCAGAAGTCGAAAATCGATCGCAAAATCGATAAAACCTCTGCGAAAAGGGACAGGGCGGAAGAGGAACTTGACAAGAAGTGGAAAAAATATGAAGAGTTCCTTGCAAAATATAAGGGCAAGGATAATGAAAATGTCTATTATTCGTTCGAAGAGTTCCCGGAGTTCGATCTTGATCCAAATACCCCGGACAAAATTTATACGGTCAAGGAGTTAAGAGAAAAGCTTGCTGGAGAAGTGAAAAAAGCGAAAGAAAAATGGGAAGAATCCAACACCGAATTCGCGGACGCCGTCAGCACGGCGGAGAACGCGATCAACGGGCGGCTTCAGTCCTATGTGGACGCCTTCGAATCCAAAGGGGAGGAACTGAACGAGCATACGCGCTTTTTGACCGATGTACTGGCCTCCTGGGCTGCCGCCAATCGGGTGGAGATTAGCGAGAGTGACTTCGCCGCCATCTTTCAAGCCTTCCAGAAGGCCGACATTCAAAAGGTCGAAGACGTTGTCGACTTATTCGCCAAGCTGCCCGGGAACATCCACATCACCGGAAGCTCATTGAAAGATTTGGATAAGCGATTCAACCAGATGAAGTTCGGCGCGGGCGGCGCGGCCGACGGGCTGGACGGCTTGGCTTCTTCTTTGCAGAAGAGCAAGCAGGGGGGCGACGAGCTTCGCAACCGGATCAAGAGCACGCAGGACGAGCTTAAATCGTTCAATCAGATTTTGGCCGACCTGGAGGCGGGCCAGTCGATGTCTACCGAGGCGATGCTGGATCTGATGGCCCAATATCCGGAGCTGCAAAAGCATATCAGCAAGGCGGCTGACGGCTGGAAGCTGGAGAAAGAGGGCATTCAAGAATTACGGGAAGAAAAGCTGAAGAAGGCGAAGGAAGATCTGGAGAACGAAAAACGTTCGACGCTGGCGGCTTATTTCGAATCGATGGCCCGGATTCGCATCTACGGCGTCGAGATGGGCAGCATTAAGGATCTTGCCGATGCCAAAAAAAGAATCGGAGAAGTCGAGAAGAACCGGGAGACGACGAAGCAGTTAACGAACGTTGTCACAAGTATTGTTCCTGGCGCAAAGGTCCTCTTGGATCCGGTTCAACGGTTCCAAGACAATCAGTTGGATGAAGTGAAGCAGAAAATCCAAGATACAGATGAGTACTACAAAAAATATGAAGCAATGCTCGATGACGCCTACTACGGAGTCAGCCGCAAAGGAACGTCCTCCGCTTCTTCCGGCAAGAAGGATTCCTACCAGCCGAGCTTGCGGTTCAACCAATTCGAGGAAGCGATTCAGCGGGTTAATGCGTCCCTGGAGAAAAATCAGCAGCAAATGGAAGAGGCGATGGCGTCCGGGCGTCAGTACGACAAGCTCCTGGAAAAACGGATCGGTCTGTACAATGAGATGGGGGAGGCGCTGCGGAAGCTGCGGCAATCGCAGTCATCGCGCCACTCGGAGTTGGCGTCCCTGCTCGGATCTGCCGGGCTGGTCAAGAATGGCGAAGTCGTCGGGGATGTCCGTACACGGCTCGAGTCGATAGGCAAGCGCGGGAGCAAGACGGGCTATTCGGCTGCGGACTATGAGAAGTTCGTCGAAGAATATATGGATCTGACCCGCAATATCGGCGACACGGACCTCAAAATCGATCAGAACGTCATCCAACTGGCCGATGCCTATAAGCGCCGCTTCGAGAGCCTGCAGCAGCCGAGCGAGAAGAAGAGGGAGAAGCTGAGGCATCAACTGGCGCTGCTTGGCGATATCAATACCGCCGAAGAGAAGCGGCTTGCCGCGCAGAACGCGGCCGAGAACATGAACGCGCTGGTGACGGAGGGCAAGCGCATCCGCGGAGAGATCGACGATACGGAGCAGCTTATCCGGAACAGCAAGACGCCGCCGGAGCAGAGACGGGCCGCCACGATCTATCTGGAATGGCTGCGGGACAATGATCGGAGCAAGCAAGAGGAGATCGTGGCCGAAGCCGAGCATGCCGGTCAACAGCAAGCCGAAGCCTTGATTGCCGGGTACAAGGAGCGAATCGAGGAACTCGAATTTGAAAAAAGCCTGCTTGGCAGCCTGGACACCGAAGAGAAACAGCGCAGAGCCAAAGAAATCGACGATCAAATCATCTCTATTTACGAAGAGTCGGGCCGGACCATCGAATCCCAGATAGCCGAATTGACGCGCAAGGCAGCTGCCGCCGACTCAGTGGCCGAGAAGCGCCGCGCCGAGTCGAAGCGGCAAGCGCTGCAAGAATACCAGCGCACCGTGCTGAAGCAAATCGCGGACAATCAGGCAGCGGAACAAAAAGCAAGGCTCGATAACGCGAACAAGGTGATTGACAACCTGAAAAAAGTGCTGCAGCGGGAAAAAGAACTGCGTACCCAAGCGATCGAGGAAGAGATTCGGACGGAGAACAAGCGTCACGACGCGAAGATGAAGCATCTGGATGCGGAGCTCAAGAAGACCGAGGATTATATCAATGCCCAGCTCAAGGGGCTGGACCGGGCCAATGCGGAGGAGGATTACGATACACAGCTCCGCAAGCTGATGAAGGAACGGCAGGATATCCAGGATCGGCTCAACGTTCTGGCCTTGGACGATTCCTTCGAAGCGAAAGCGAAGAAGAAGCAGCTTCAGGAGCAGCTCGAGTCCAAAGACGAGGAGATCGACAAGTTCAAGCTGGATCGGGAACGGGAGCTGCGCAAACAGGCCCTCTCCGATCAGTTGGAAGACCGGCGCAAAATCATCGAGAACGAAAAAGAGCTCGAGGACAATCAGCACCGCAATCAATTAGATAAGCTGGATGAAGCGAAGAGCAAAATCGAGCAGCATTATAGGGGGATTTTGGAGGATGAAAAGTACTTCTATGACTTGAAGCAGCAGCTGCTCAGCAATGATAAGACTGTTGTCTTCAACGCATTGGACGAAATCAAAGTCAAGTACGGCGTGTTCTTCGAGGAACTGGCCAAGGCTAGCGCACGGCTTGGCCAGACGATCGCCGACAACATCAAGTATGGCTTCAAGCGGGATTATGACGAGCTGGAGCAGTACGGGAAGAGCTTAGTCCCGTCGGTTGCAGGTACGGTCAAACAGCCGGGAACGTCCTCGGGAACCATGCTTCCGGGCGCAGCTGACCAGCTCAAAAACAAAAAGCCCTTCTCCGCCGAATCCGGCGGCATGACTCCGGCGTGGGGCGGCAAGCAGGGCAAATTCCTGCTCGCTCACGAAAAAGAGCTGATCCTGAACAAAGCCGATTCGTTCAATCTGCTGAAGGTGGTCGATATCACGAGAAACATTATCGATTCCATCAAAAGGCCGTTCGCTTCCGTTCCCGCGCTTCAGCCTGCCCTGGCGGGAGCGCCGACCCAGAACTTCCACATTTCCATTACGGGGAACTTCGCGCAGAAGGATGGGGACGATATCGCGAAATCGCTCGATACGGCGCTGCGGGCCCGGGGACATCGATTATAG
- a CDS encoding metal-sensitive transcriptional regulator encodes MNHYSDDVKKRLKRIEGQVRGVLRLMEEGKPCKEVVSQLSAVRNASDKALAQIVADNLQHCLLEEQASGGDTGKIVKEAVELLVKSR; translated from the coding sequence ATGAATCATTACTCGGATGACGTGAAAAAACGGCTGAAGCGGATTGAAGGACAAGTGCGCGGAGTGCTGCGCCTGATGGAAGAGGGAAAACCGTGCAAGGAGGTCGTAAGCCAACTGTCGGCTGTGCGGAACGCGTCGGACAAGGCGTTAGCCCAGATCGTGGCGGATAATTTGCAGCACTGCCTGCTGGAGGAGCAGGCTTCCGGCGGAGACACGGGGAAGATCGTGAAGGAAGCGGTAGAACTGCTGGTCAAGAGCAGATAA
- a CDS encoding topoisomerase II, producing MRIVCSGGHVFMGRTRTFFMIILIWARGNEMSFGSPAGRGTGDPLQLTVIPDRSVTVREVYGFQAVRGAEQVTVPLGAWEADGFRLVVMKCDKEDGGDSSGMRLVAQCELSIPAGGLVLERQGIYLNVDDLPRVDEEADQLAARREQWFRALPEFNFILEPLREGNPASAYWNIQRQLDEIVLEAVQAHDELRDLYLEMYEHISQVVESSLQP from the coding sequence ATGCGCATCGTATGCAGCGGCGGACATGTGTTTATGGGGCGGACCCGCACTTTTTTTATGATTATTCTCATCTGGGCCAGGGGGAATGAGATGTCATTCGGCAGCCCGGCCGGCCGAGGAACGGGGGATCCGCTGCAGTTGACCGTGATCCCGGATCGGTCGGTCACCGTGCGCGAAGTCTATGGCTTCCAAGCCGTGCGCGGGGCAGAGCAGGTGACGGTGCCGTTGGGAGCATGGGAAGCGGATGGCTTCCGGCTAGTCGTGATGAAATGCGACAAGGAGGATGGCGGAGATTCATCCGGAATGCGGCTGGTCGCCCAATGCGAGCTCTCTATCCCCGCAGGCGGCCTGGTGCTGGAGCGACAAGGAATATATCTGAATGTCGATGACCTGCCGCGGGTTGACGAGGAAGCGGATCAGCTTGCCGCAAGAAGGGAGCAATGGTTCCGGGCACTTCCGGAATTCAACTTCATTCTGGAGCCTCTCCGCGAGGGCAACCCTGCCAGCGCCTATTGGAACATTCAGCGGCAGCTGGACGAGATCGTGCTGGAGGCGGTGCAGGCCCATGACGAACTGCGGGATCTGTACCTGGAAATGTACGAACATATTAGCCAGGTGGTAGAATCATCGCTGCAGCCATAA
- a CDS encoding EamA family transporter, which produces MKLFRYALLVFIGACSYGTLSSIMKLGIGEGYTVPQIIGSQYFFGWLLLAAAALLFSRRRVSGKQVLVLLVCGLSVSCTSISYGIAVEQLPASIAVVFLFQFTWIGVLLEALINRTWPDRAKLLSVLILLVGTVLAGGLADHGLSGLTAKGAIFGLISAVSFAFYIMVNGRVATDMPILNKSLSLTTGAAASLFLVFPPTFLADGALASGLWKYGLVMGLLGVLVPGVFFGLGVPKIGPGLGTILGAAELPAAVIMSVTVLQEQVSWLQWAGIALIFAGICLPQLAYVRQERHRRAPARANL; this is translated from the coding sequence ATGAAATTATTTCGTTATGCGCTGCTGGTCTTCATCGGCGCCTGCAGCTATGGGACATTATCCTCGATTATGAAGCTCGGGATCGGAGAGGGATATACCGTGCCCCAGATTATCGGGAGCCAATATTTCTTCGGCTGGCTGCTTCTGGCCGCCGCCGCGCTTCTGTTCTCCCGGCGGAGGGTGAGCGGGAAGCAGGTGCTGGTGCTGCTCGTTTGCGGCTTGTCGGTCAGCTGCACCTCGATTTCATACGGGATCGCGGTCGAGCAGTTGCCTGCTTCGATCGCCGTCGTGTTCTTGTTCCAATTTACATGGATCGGCGTCCTGCTGGAGGCGCTTATCAACCGGACCTGGCCGGATCGGGCCAAGCTCCTCTCCGTCCTGATCCTGCTCGTTGGCACGGTGCTTGCGGGGGGACTCGCTGACCACGGCTTGTCCGGCCTGACCGCGAAGGGCGCGATCTTCGGCCTCATCTCCGCCGTATCGTTCGCCTTCTATATTATGGTGAACGGGCGTGTCGCGACCGATATGCCCATCCTGAACAAGAGCCTGTCGCTGACCACCGGAGCGGCGGCCAGCCTGTTCCTCGTGTTCCCGCCGACCTTCCTTGCCGACGGCGCGCTTGCGTCCGGCTTGTGGAAATACGGCCTCGTCATGGGGCTGTTGGGCGTGCTCGTTCCCGGCGTCTTCTTCGGCCTGGGCGTGCCGAAGATCGGACCCGGCCTTGGCACGATTCTGGGCGCGGCCGAGCTGCCCGCCGCCGTCATCATGTCCGTCACCGTGCTGCAGGAGCAGGTCAGCTGGCTCCAATGGGCGGGGATCGCGTTGATCTTCGCGGGCATCTGTCTGCCGCAGCTCGCGTATGTGCGCCAGGAGCGGCATCGGCGTGCGCCGGCGCGGGCGAATCTGTAG
- a CDS encoding ABC transporter substrate-binding protein → MKTRFMKGAAIALAAIMLLAGCSSRSGDTATDTEPAKKNQSASTKITVDSSVNDPVVQRAYKDIVAAFEEENPDIEVDLQFPGSEHDNILKVKMAANEMPDIFDTHGWAQVRYGNYLADLRDEPWVPQLTDTIKDVVTDKDGKVYALVLSEAKDGFTYNADLLERLNIPVPSTFDELMAAADKIVKETNGETVPFHFSGIDDWTIGQYFDLMATPLLISPEQNEKEALLNGTFDWTKWTPLPEKFQEMHKKGYINKDVITAKYSDASRQFAEGKVAFVMVNPSFAEEVRKMNQEMKIGYMPVPALVAGDEPSFSGGERFTMGVWKDTKNMEEAKKLLAFFAKPENMSKIANVTMLPPGLKGVDAKHEFSPYYEQYKDVRVFPYFDRVYLPSGMWDVLCKQGTELLADRITPEQYSEVMKQEVERLRNR, encoded by the coding sequence ATGAAAACCAGATTCATGAAAGGGGCAGCCATCGCCCTGGCGGCCATTATGCTGCTGGCCGGATGCTCCAGCCGCTCGGGAGATACGGCAACCGACACCGAACCGGCGAAAAAGAACCAATCGGCATCCACGAAAATCACCGTCGACAGCAGCGTGAACGATCCGGTGGTTCAACGCGCATACAAAGACATCGTGGCCGCATTTGAAGAAGAAAATCCGGACATCGAAGTCGACCTGCAATTCCCCGGCTCGGAGCATGATAATATTTTGAAGGTCAAAATGGCGGCGAACGAAATGCCGGATATCTTCGATACGCACGGCTGGGCACAGGTGCGCTACGGCAATTACTTGGCCGATCTGCGCGATGAACCATGGGTTCCTCAGCTAACGGACACGATCAAGGATGTCGTCACAGACAAGGACGGCAAAGTATATGCGCTTGTGCTAAGCGAAGCCAAGGACGGCTTTACCTACAACGCCGACCTGTTGGAGCGATTGAATATTCCCGTGCCGTCCACGTTCGACGAGCTGATGGCGGCGGCCGACAAGATCGTGAAGGAAACGAACGGCGAGACGGTGCCTTTCCACTTCTCCGGCATCGACGATTGGACGATCGGCCAGTACTTCGATCTGATGGCGACCCCGCTCCTCATCAGCCCGGAGCAGAATGAGAAGGAAGCGCTCCTGAATGGAACCTTTGACTGGACGAAATGGACGCCGCTCCCGGAAAAATTCCAGGAGATGCACAAAAAGGGCTACATCAATAAAGACGTCATTACGGCGAAATACAGCGATGCCTCCCGCCAGTTCGCGGAAGGAAAAGTTGCCTTCGTCATGGTCAATCCGAGCTTTGCCGAAGAAGTGCGCAAAATGAACCAAGAGATGAAGATCGGCTATATGCCTGTGCCTGCGCTGGTTGCCGGCGACGAACCGAGCTTCTCGGGCGGCGAGCGCTTTACGATGGGCGTATGGAAAGACACAAAGAATATGGAAGAAGCAAAAAAATTGCTTGCCTTCTTCGCCAAGCCGGAGAACATGAGCAAAATCGCGAATGTCACCATGCTTCCTCCGGGCCTCAAGGGCGTTGATGCGAAGCACGAATTCTCGCCTTATTATGAGCAGTACAAGGATGTCCGCGTATTCCCTTACTTCGACCGCGTTTATTTGCCGAGCGGAATGTGGGACGTCTTGTGCAAGCAGGGCACGGAGCTTCTGGCGGATCGCATTACGCCGGAGCAATATTCTGAAGTGATGAAGCAGGAAGTAGAGCGATTGCGCAACAGATAG
- a CDS encoding carbohydrate ABC transporter permease yields MNTNRKRSSGSVLNLFYIPALALFAAFVFYPFMKGIQISFTNWDGYSQDFRWIGFENYRRMFSDPQIVNVMKNTIIYGVGSTVLQNILGLLYALYLNRSIRAKGLIRTIVYLPVIISPLIMGYIWYFVFQYDGGALNDIILWFQDEPINLLANADINVWIITFVNTFQYMGIAMVIYLAGLQSISKEYYEAAQIDGASSLKQFRNITLPLLAPSITINVVLNLIGGLKLFDVIIAMTNGGPGYASSSLSTLMYHLYFSRQDAGYAASLGNLMFVIISVISMSALYFLRRKEMQQ; encoded by the coding sequence ATGAATACGAACAGAAAACGGTCGTCCGGCAGCGTGCTGAATCTCTTTTATATTCCCGCCTTGGCGCTGTTTGCCGCCTTTGTCTTTTATCCTTTTATGAAGGGAATTCAGATCTCGTTTACGAACTGGGACGGCTACTCCCAAGATTTCCGCTGGATCGGCTTCGAGAACTATCGCCGCATGTTCTCCGATCCGCAGATTGTCAACGTGATGAAAAACACGATCATTTACGGCGTCGGCAGCACGGTGCTGCAAAATATACTCGGCCTGCTGTACGCTTTATATTTGAACCGCTCGATACGGGCCAAAGGGCTCATCCGTACCATCGTTTATTTACCGGTCATTATCAGCCCGCTCATCATGGGCTACATTTGGTATTTTGTGTTCCAATATGACGGAGGCGCCTTGAACGATATTATTTTATGGTTCCAGGACGAGCCGATCAATTTATTAGCGAATGCGGATATTAACGTATGGATCATTACGTTTGTCAATACGTTCCAATACATGGGGATTGCCATGGTGATCTATTTAGCCGGCCTGCAGTCGATCTCGAAGGAGTACTATGAAGCGGCGCAGATCGACGGCGCCTCATCGCTCAAGCAGTTCCGCAACATTACGCTGCCGCTGCTTGCTCCATCGATTACGATCAACGTCGTGCTCAATCTTATCGGCGGACTGAAGCTGTTCGATGTCATTATCGCCATGACGAACGGCGGACCGGGCTATGCGTCCTCCTCGCTGTCCACCTTGATGTATCACCTGTATTTCTCCAGACAAGACGCGGGGTATGCGGCTTCGCTCGGCAACCTGATGTTCGTCATCATCTCCGTCATCAGCATGTCTGCGCTGTACTTCTTGCGAAGAAAGGAGATGCAGCAATAA